The genomic interval GTAGCGTCGAAGTGCACTCAGCGTCAACACGGCCTGTTAgtaacacacacataaacaggaATTAAAACTTCATTCTAACGTTTAGAGGAATCAGTCAGCTTTCTTCATCTGAAGACGTTTTTGTTTGAGtacaagaatatattttttaaagggcCGCTTTTACCCCTCAAACCACTCGaagaaatgataaaaatttacaAATGTTTCACAATTAAATCTAACAGCTGGGATTACTTCATTTTATCTATGTAATACAAATTCATATCCATTTCACTAATAATATTAATCAATCATCTTTttgtgtattattattttttcggGTTTTTCTGCTAAATTTAAGGTTCCAAATACATAATTTGAATCTGGGTGCAGGTTTGGAagaggaaaaggaaaatgtgaACCACCTTTGATCTACAAGCGCTGGCCACCTTGAACCACCAACATAAAACTGATAAGCAGGCTTGTTGCTTTGGTCTGAAATCAGACTGCGGTGCCACCTTTCTTCAGGAACTGGACTATGACCTCACCAGTTGCAATTCACATTATCCCACCTTTGACACTGCCGACGGGGTATTTTTGACATAAAGTTGTTCCATTGTTAAACCGGCTGACGGCTCCTCTCCTGGAACTGACCTCTGAATGTGTCAGTGGGTTCCAAGTGAAgtgaaattaattgttaaaCAGTACCTACGGTAATCTTGCTGGTTAAGCTGAATTCTCTCTACTGCAGGTGCACAAAggcaaaacaaataaagcttGCTGGAACTTTAAAGATTGGACCGTGAAGAAAAACCATTTTCTAACCGAATCTTAAAATAAGGTGTCAGACTCCTCTTGGTGCtggttctgttttcctcttaatcCGTCGATCAATCTTATTCAAATCTTTTAGGTCATAACCAGCAGACAGAAAGGTGGAGCCAGAGCAACTAAGGAAAATGTGCAATGTCTCATTAGATAGCTCTTTTACCCAGCCCTATTGTTTATGCTTCCTAACGTCTTTATGAAGGCCTTCTCAACAGTCTTGGTCAGAAGAATAAAGGGTGCTTTTGGTAAAGGATTTTAAGACATGCTAACTTTTAATTAAACCCCCAAATTGCTGGTTCATTGATGCTTAAGGGGCTATAATTCAGAAGCTTACAGTCAAACATCTACATGTGAGCTTCTTAAACTCTCAGCtaaatggttaaaaacaaaaaattacttTGTATCAAACATGAGTTGAGATCAGAATACAGATTTCCCTGATCTAAGATAATCCTCAAAGTTAATTAGACAATACAGCCTTAAAATTATAAGTCTGTAAATGGTGCTGTTAGTAGAAGTGTTCTGAAATTCTTACTTCAAACCTTTAAAAGGTTTAATGCCTCAGACGTTAGGCACAACAATGCTGGATCTATTTTAATGATGGTAGAAATTGATGGCTTATCACAACACCAACTCCAtaatttacagtaaaaaaattcAGACCCAGTTAGAAAGGAGTAAACCTTTTTAAACAATCTAGTAGCTTGAAACAAGGAATTGTAAAAACATTACAGCCGTTTTCTCAGTTTGGGGTTTAACAAGTCTTGCCCTCATTTACCTCTAAATTAAGTGAAGAAAACAATTCACCACAGGCTCCATTTATTAAAGTCTGATTAAACCAAAATGGAAACATTAATGAAACCTTACAGATCCTAGATCTTAGAGAAACCTACTAAGACTGCaaataagaacatttaaaagGGCAAAATGTAAACTTCAGTAGCCAttacactacaggtccttctcaaaatattagcatattttgataaagttcattattttccataatgtaatgatgacaatttaacattcatatattttagattcattgcacactaactgaaatatttcaggtcttttattgtcttaatacggatgattttggcatacagctcatgaaaacccaaaattcctatctcacaaaattagcatatcattaaaagggtctctaaacgagctatgaacctaatcatctgaatcaacgagttaactctaaacacctgcaaaagattcctgaggcctttaaaactcccagcctggttcatcactcaaaaccccaatcatgggtaagactgccgacctgactgctgtccagaaggccactattgacaccctcaagcaagagggtaagacacagaaataaatttctgaacgaataggctgttcccagagtgctgtatcaaggcacctcagtgggaagtctgtgggaaggaaaaagtgtggcagaaaacgctgcacaacgagaagaggtgaccggaccctgaggaagattgtggagaagggccgattccagaccttgggggacctgcggaagcagtggactgagtctggagtagaaacatccagagccaccgtgcacaggcgtgtgcaggaaatgggctacaggtgccgcattccccaggtcaagccacttttgaactagaaacagtggcagaagcgcctgacctgggctacagagaagcagcactggactgttgtggtccaaagtacttttttcggatgaaagcaaattctgcaagtcattcggaaatcaaggtgccagaatctggaggaagactggggagaaggaaatgccaaaatgccagaagtccagtgtcaagtacccacagtcagtgatggtctggggtgccgtgtcagctgctggtgttggtccactgtgttttatcaagggcagggtcaatgcagctagctatcaggaaattttggagcacttcatgcttcaatctgctgaaaagctttatggagatgaagattttatttttcagcatgacctggcacctgctcacagtgccaaaaccactggtaaatggtttactgaccatggtatcactgtgctcaattggcctgccaactctcctgacctgaaccccatagagaatctgtgggatattgtgaagagaacgttgagagactcaagacccaacactctggatgagctaaaggccactatcgaagcatcctgggcctccataagacctcagcagtgccacaggctgattgcctccatgccacgccgcattgaagcagtcatttctgcaaaaggattcccgaccaagtattgagtgcataactgtacatgattatttgaaggttgacgttttttgtattaaaaacatttttcttttattggtcggatgaaatatgctaattttgtgagataggaattttgggttttcatgagctgtatgccaaaatcatccgtattaagacaataaaagacctgaaatatttcagttagtgtgcaatgaatctaaaatatatgaatgttaaattttcatcatgacattatggaaaataatgaactttatcacaatatgctaatattttgagaaggacctgtattttctaTCCATTACTTTTTTTAATCCCTTATAACAATTacgcttttttttattattattatttgttagcCAGTCATTCCTTTTCTATACCCACTGCTTGCAGGATAGGGTTGCTGGCTTTCTCCAGCAATGGGTaagaagcagggtacaccctccACAGGCCAGATCACAGATAAACATGACAAACATCCATGCAGGCGCAtactcacacctaagggcaatttaaagtaGCCAATCAACCTAACATGCAAATTTTCAGACTGTGGGTGAAGGCAGGAAACATGCATGTGAAGAACATACAAACTGCATGCATGAAGGCATGGGCTTAGATTCTAACCCAAAAAGTCTAGCGCTGCCTTTTAATTTTAACTGTATAGGGTGGCTTAACAAGTCTGGAAGTGGAGGTCCTCAAGTCATATTACTAAAGCAGCAAcaactaaattaaaataataataaatacccAAATCGTAAACTAGCATTCAAATTTGTCAATACAAATAACCAAAtactaaattaaaaaacaatgttacaTTCCCCAACCATGAACAATCTTAACTGTCACCATCAAAGTAATTAGACTCGTTTGAACTTGCAGTATTAGACCGACCCAGTGACTTTGATGTGCAACAGCAAGGGAGTATGAAGCAAAGACACAAATTGTTGAATAAtgataagtaaaataaattttttatgtctttaattttgattttaattaccagttttaagcatttattattatttgtggaACTGTAGCAATTTTGCCCTCCATACACCTGCAGTGTGTTTAAATATTGGACATCACAAGGGTTGGGGTCTTAagcaaaagccttttttttactCATATGGAGGATATAAATGAGTTTCTGTCCAGCACACACCAATAATCCAGATGACACATGGCTTCTTAAACACAGTTgatgataaataaaacagattcaGTAAAAGGGCAATGTGAATAAAAAAGGTACAGACCCAGCTGAGGATTGAAAAGAAGCAGAAAGCGATGGTGGCTCTGGCAGCATCCGAGCCCTGGGCCAATGGCAGCTCATCTGGAGACGTGGCCTGCCACTGATTGGCCAGAAAACAGAATCCAACAAACCACAGAAAGCTGGCCACTCCTGGAGGAGAAAAACAGGACTGTatttatgatttcatttttaacaCCCTACAGTCTCATATCAATCTCTCCTTTTGGTTTCCGACACTTTCTTTTATCGGTTTACATGAATCAGGAAGAAGCATGTTAAgaaataggattttttttttgtctttgttcagATGTACCAGAAAAGATGAGGTCAAGCAGTACAGCTCGTTTTCGGTCCTTGAGGTTACTCATGGAAGGGAAATAAACGTCCAGGATCAGGAAACAGATGCTGCCAAGGAAACAGGCCACACCCACGGTCATGCCAAAGTTACATGCATCTGCGTTTTTGTTGAAGACACACAGCAAACGCTCGCTGCCAATGTTGATGTAGCCTTCGTTCACTATGCAGCTGAACACCACAATGGAGAAAACCTGCAGACAGAAAGGTTATCATCTGGGAGACAGGGGATGCACTCACACTGATGGACGGATGCTTTTCATTCCTCAGAAACACCAATACAAAATGTGGTGTGTGCAGCCAGTTATCACATTAGACTTTGGAAGTGTTCAGTTATAATTAATCATCAACAATAGTGTGCAAACGTTTTGAACAAAGACCAAACCGCCAAACTTCAAGCAGATTTGCACAGAGGTTCTTACTTGTCCCCATATCACTGTGAAGCCCAAAGTCAAGATCAAAGATGCAGTGTGTGAGCAAGTGGAGGACAAAAGACAAAGTGCCAGGTCTAAAACATCTACTATAGATTCAGAAGCCTTTTAATGTCCCAATGACTCAAAACACCCTCTGAAAATGGTCAATTATTGGACTCAATGGGAGTAAAAACACAACCAAAGTCAGAAACCAGCAGCGCAACTGTAAAATACCCAAATAGATTACAAGACAGACTGACTGCTTGGCAGCACATATAAAGAAATGACTCAAGACTGTTGCACAGTAGTGGTGGTACTTgctaaataaatttattttgccttttttttactcataccaaacactcaaagcactttacactagagccattCACCCAGTCGCATTCACTAACCCGGACACCATTCAAACACCATCAGTAGACCAGTAGGGGTGGCCTATTGTCCCtggccttgcccaggggcacttcaacatgtgacaggaggaagctgcaactgaacccacaacctttggATTGCAACTACAACTACTTTACACTACATTGTGCCACAGCCAGCCTTTTTGCTCGTTACAAAGATTGacaaagtttatatatatatatatatatatatatatatatatatatataccctgctcaaaaaaataaagagaatacttaaacaacacaatataactccaagtaaatcaaacttctgtgaaatcaaactgtccacttagaaagcaacactgattgacaatcaatttcacatgttgttgtccaaatggaatagacaacagggggaaatctttggtgattagcaagacacactcaataaaggagtggttctgcaggtggggaccacagtccacttctcagtacctatgctttctggctgatgttttggtcacttttgaatgttgttggtgctttcacacttgtggtagaatgagacggactctacaacccacacaagtggctcaggtagtgcagctcatccaggatggcacatcaatgcgagctgtggcaagaaggtttgctgtgtctgtcaacgtagtgtccagagcctggaggcgctaccaggagacaggccaatacaccaggagacatggaggaggccgtaggagggcaacaacccagcagcaggaccactacctccacctttgtgcaaggaggaacaggaggagcactgccagagccctgcaaaatgacctccagcaggccacaaatgtgcatgtgtctgcacaaactgttagaaaccgactccatgaggatggtatgagggcccgatgtccacaaatgggggttgttctcacagcccaacaccgtgcaggacgcttgacatttgccagagaacaccaggattggcaaattagccactggcgccctgtgctcttcacagatgaaagcaggttaacactgagcacatgtgacagatgtgacagagtctggagacaccgtggagagcgatctgctgcctgcaacatccttcagcatgactggtttggcagtgggtcagtaatggtgtggggtggcatttctttggagggcatcactgccctccatgtgctcgccagaggtagcctgactgccattaggtaccgagatgagatcctcagaccccttgtgagaccatatgctggtgcggtcggccctgggttcctcctaatgcaggacaatgctagacctcatgtggctggagtgtgtcagcagttcctgcaagatgaagacattgaagctatggactggcccacctgttccccagacctgaatccgattgagcacatctgggacatcatgtctcgctccatccaccaacgtcacgttgcaccacagactgtccaggagttggcggatgctttagtccaggtctgggaggagatccctcaggagaccatccgccgtctcatcatgagcatgtccaggcgttgtagggaggtcatacagacacgtggaggtcacacacaatactgagcctcattttgacttgttttaaggacattacatcaaggttggatcagcctgtagtgtgtttttccactttaaatttgtgtgtgactccaaatccaggcctccattggttaataaatttgatttccattgatgatttttgtgtgattttgttgtcagcacattcaactttgtacagaacaaagtatttaatgagaatatttcattcagatctaggatgtgttatttgagtgttgcctttattttttagagcagtgtctgtatatatatatataactgcttatctgtttctcagaaaaaaaCTCTTCTATATAATAAAGATTCATAGTAAGAATGTTAAAAATAAGATGGAATGACTTTAaatgagggctgcacggtggcgctgttggtagcactgttgacttgcagcaagaaggtccttggtttgaTTCCCGtcagggggtctttctgcatggagtttgcgtgttgtccccgtgcatgcgtgggttttcaccgggtactccggcttcctcccacagtccaaagacatgcctgttaggttaattggtctctctaaattgcccttaggtgtatgaatgagtgtgtgcatggttgtttgtgtgttgccctgcgatggactggcgacctgtccggggtgtgccccgcctctcgcccataggttgctggagataggcaccagcttccctgtgatccactatggaataagcggtagaaaatgactgactaacttTAAATGACACAGacagaataaaattaaataaaaaaagagattttaacTGTTATGTCTAAAGGGCAATATTTGGGGTGTTAATATGGAGAGGAGAAAATAAAGTAGAAAAGTTAAGTGTTtatatgaatacatttatttaaataattaaaattagtgATGTTAACTGGTCTAAACAATTATTAATACAGtatagaataaaacaaaacaaaaaaataagataaaataaaataaaatagtcttGTTAACTGgtgttactaaaataaaataaatttctatTAAAATAAGAATAGAATTGCTTCATAAAATACTCAGAAGGGTTGATAATGTTTAGTAAACACAGTATATTGAAGATTTTTTATTAGATagtgtcatttattttaatttaatttattgatgCCCAGTGACAGACAGGCAACATGTGCAGGCCTGCCCTGCTTCTTGCCAATGGACTGCAACCGATTGACGGATGGCtgtgtagatggatggatggatgatggatggctggctgaatggatggatggatggatggattaaatctaattaaattaaaaactagTCTAGTTCACTTGACTCACTCTTGTTGCCTGACTGCTGTATGCTTCAGTAACTGCCTGTAACACATTCAACCATTAATAACCATCACTCAGTACTCAAGTGTTTAAATCCCTGTTGTTATTTTGTGCAGTTCTTTTATTCCTTGTTATTCgtttgttattgttttctatgcaaaaatattcatgcaCATTTTGTAATTGGTTTTTAATTATCATGCTGAGTGGCTCATTTCTTTAAATCTGagtattatatttttaataactgtactgTGTTTTGTTCATATGTTCTTATGTTTCCTTGGTCGGTAAATCTATTGTTTTTCAAATCTGCAGACTGCTTGTATTACTACTGCAAGGTCATTtcaaaatacttattttcttcAGGTTTCTGTCATTCAGTTGGACATATTGTTgcttttcctttgttttcttgATAACAAAACGACAGTCTCAAAACTTTATTCCATTattacaacaataaaaatggCTTCACTTCAGGAGATGCTGTCTGGTGGTGATTTTACTTATAATTCTCAAACAAAATGATTAATTATTAATGGTCCACAACCTCTCCATGTTGGCAACGAATATCTTTTTATTGATTAGTCAAATGCAAGCTCGAGTTTCtcctttcatttagtttttacagtatttatttCAGACGAACCTCTGTTAAATCGTGTTAATatgaataatgaaagaaaacacacGATGACTCACAGCAGCACAGCATCATATCACAAAGGAACCAGGGGTTTCATCCTGATCAGAGGCTTTTAAAGCATAAAGCACCCTCTTAGTGACTTCTTAAAGACACAATaacagataaaatcagtttcttACATCTCTTATTGAGCTTTGTGTAAAAAAACCCCAAAGAAACAGCTGTAACGTTTGACGGGAAAGTGTCACATTATCGCGAAG from Girardinichthys multiradiatus isolate DD_20200921_A chromosome 5, DD_fGirMul_XY1, whole genome shotgun sequence carries:
- the LOC124867793 gene encoding synaptogyrin-3-like, which translates into the protein METVGAYGARKAGSVPFDPVAFFMHPRTILRLLSWVFSIVVFSCIVNEGYINIGSERLLCVFNKNADACNFGMTVGVACFLGSICFLILDVYFPSMSNLKDRKRAVLLDLIFSGVASFLWFVGFCFLANQWQATSPDELPLAQGSDAARATIAFCFFSILSWAVLTLSALRRYLTGTSTNLFTWQHLDPPPSNVRATPYPIPNGGTIVTTNPYQAPPFTETLDPQKLTQQRPVAPAF